The sequence below is a genomic window from Pirellulales bacterium.
ACCCCACTTCACGTAGTTCTCATCGTCGTCGTAACAGATCAGACCGACCTGTTGGAAAAAGGTGGTCGGCTCGAATTTGCTCACCGCGAGCGTGATGCTGAAATCGCTCGACTCCGCCAGCGGATTGCGGATCAGAAAGATATTCTTGGCCCGAATGCCTTCGCTGAGAGCGTCGTGCTCGACATCGCCGTGGATCGTGCCGCGTTGCGTCGTGATGGTCAGGTGGCCGGGATCTTTTGTCAGCGAGATGTGACCCTGGTCTTCGCGGATGATCTTCCATCGGAGCGCGAATTTGCCGTTGAAGTCATCGCGGAGTACAGCGACTGGATGAATCTGATCGCCCGCCGCTGCCACTGGCGGCTGGTCATCGGCAGACACCGCCGCGTCGAAGGCCGTGCCGGCGCATAGCATCACGAAAAATCCCGGAAGAACCTGCACTATCCGAGAGTTGAGCGGTCTCATTGGTCGGTTCCTTTCACGTTGCGACGGAGCGAGTTCCGGAGAATTGGGCAAAAGGCCGCACGTCGTTTTGGAGCGCCACCCCCTCCATTTGCACTGCTAACGATACTGCTTGATAGAGTCGCTTGTCAACGAATTGAAGCGCGCGCGGCCGATCGCATCGCAGTGCTGGCGTT
It includes:
- a CDS encoding DUF1349 domain-containing protein codes for the protein MRPLNSRIVQVLPGFFVMLCAGTAFDAAVSADDQPPVAAAGDQIHPVAVLRDDFNGKFALRWKIIREDQGHISLTKDPGHLTITTQRGTIHGDVEHDALSEGIRAKNIFLIRNPLAESSDFSITLAVSKFEPTTFFQQVGLICYDDDENYVKWGFEYSWAKPDTTNFVMVRQTDKVPDHDLVTELKNPGRFWLRVSRSWTDYECAFSTDGHEFTVAGSRPWGKHPPKYIGFLAKNGGNPQAGEIDVSIDSFELRSPPIAAESAK